In Streptomyces durocortorensis, a genomic segment contains:
- a CDS encoding NADH-quinone oxidoreductase subunit M, producing the protein MSFPLLTATAALPAIGAIATAAVPAARRTVAKWLALLFSLGTLVLAGIVFARFEPGGDRYQLTESRSWIADFGVRYELGVDGIGVALLGLTALLIPFVIAAGWHDADPLETKSSRWRPTQGFFALILMVEAMVILSFLATDVFLFYILFEAMLIPMYFLIGGFGDRAHAGTDENAAAQRSYAAVKFLLYNLAGGLIMLAAVIGLYVVAGSFSLSEIAEARANGSLEMATSTERWLFLGFFFAFAVKAPLWPLHTWLPNAMGEATAPVAVLITAIVDKVGTFAMLRFCLGLFPEASKWATPVIIALALVSIVYGALLAVGQRDIKRLIAYASISHFGFIIMGIFAMTSQGQSGATLYMVNHGISTAALLLVAGFLITRRGSRLIADYGGVQKVAPVLAGTFLIGGLATLSLPGLAPFVSEFLVLVGTFSVYPVAGIIATSGIVLAALYVLVLYQRTMTGPVKESVRGMPDLKARELVVAVPLIAVLIFLGVFPKPLTEVVNPAVEHTMSDVQKKDPQPEVEAAK; encoded by the coding sequence ATGTCCTTTCCCCTCCTGACCGCGACGGCGGCGCTCCCGGCGATCGGCGCGATCGCCACCGCCGCCGTCCCCGCCGCGCGGCGCACCGTGGCCAAATGGCTCGCGCTGCTCTTCTCGCTCGGCACGCTCGTCCTGGCGGGCATCGTCTTCGCCCGCTTCGAACCGGGCGGCGACCGCTACCAACTGACCGAATCCCGGTCCTGGATCGCCGACTTCGGCGTCCGCTACGAACTGGGCGTCGACGGCATCGGGGTGGCCCTCCTCGGTCTCACCGCACTGCTGATCCCGTTCGTCATCGCCGCGGGCTGGCACGACGCCGACCCCCTGGAGACGAAGTCCTCGCGCTGGCGTCCGACGCAGGGCTTCTTCGCCCTGATCCTCATGGTCGAGGCCATGGTGATCCTGTCGTTCCTCGCCACCGACGTCTTCCTCTTCTACATCCTGTTCGAAGCCATGCTCATCCCGATGTACTTCCTCATCGGCGGCTTCGGCGACCGGGCCCACGCGGGCACCGACGAGAACGCCGCGGCGCAGCGCTCGTACGCGGCGGTGAAGTTCCTCCTCTACAACCTGGCCGGCGGTCTGATCATGCTGGCCGCGGTCATCGGCCTGTATGTGGTCGCGGGCAGCTTCTCGCTCTCCGAGATCGCCGAGGCCCGCGCCAACGGCTCCCTGGAGATGGCGACCAGCACCGAGCGGTGGCTGTTCCTCGGGTTCTTCTTCGCGTTCGCGGTGAAGGCCCCGCTGTGGCCGTTGCACACCTGGCTGCCCAACGCGATGGGCGAGGCCACCGCCCCGGTCGCCGTGCTGATCACCGCGATCGTCGACAAGGTCGGCACCTTCGCGATGCTCCGCTTCTGCCTCGGGCTCTTCCCGGAGGCCAGCAAGTGGGCGACGCCGGTGATCATCGCCCTGGCGCTGGTCTCCATCGTGTACGGAGCGCTGCTCGCGGTCGGTCAGCGCGACATCAAGCGGCTCATCGCCTACGCCTCGATCTCGCACTTCGGCTTCATCATCATGGGCATCTTCGCGATGACCAGCCAGGGCCAGTCGGGCGCCACCCTCTACATGGTCAACCACGGGATCTCGACGGCCGCCCTGCTGCTGGTCGCCGGATTCCTCATCACCCGGCGCGGATCGCGGCTCATCGCGGACTACGGCGGAGTGCAGAAGGTCGCCCCCGTGCTGGCCGGGACGTTCCTCATCGGCGGGCTCGCCACCCTGTCACTGCCCGGACTCGCCCCGTTCGTCAGTGAGTTCCTGGTCCTGGTCGGCACGTTCAGCGTGTATCCGGTGGCCGGCATCATCGCCACCTCCGGCATCGTGCTCGCCGCGCTCTACGTCCTGGTCCTCTACCAGCGCACGATGACCGGGCCGGTGAAGGAATCGGTCCGGGGCATGCCGGACCTCAAGGCCCGGGAGCTGGTGGTGGCGGTTCCGCTGATCGCCGTGCTGATCTTCCTGGGCGTCTTCCCGAAACCGCTCACCGAGGTCGTCAATCCGGCGGTGGAGCACACCATGTCCGACGTACAGAAGAAGGACCCCCAGCCCGAGGTGGAGGCCGCCAAGTGA
- the nuoL gene encoding NADH-quinone oxidoreductase subunit L: MENLIALLVAAPLLGAAVLLCGGRRLDRAGHWLGTVLAAASFVIGLVLFTDMLGKGAEDRALHQHLFSWIPVEGFQADIAFQLDQLSMTFVLLITGVGTLIHIYSIGYMEHDERRRRFFGYLNLFLAAMLILVIADNYLLLYVGWEGVGLASFLLIGFWQHKPTAATAAKKAFLVNRVGDMGLSIAIMLMFTTFGTFAFGPVLESAGETSQGKLTAIGLMLLLAACGKSAQVPLQSWLGDAMEGPTPVSALIHAATMVTAGVYLIVRSGAIFNAAPDAQLVVVIVGAVTLIFGAIVGCAKDDIKKALAGSTMSQIGYMILAAGLGPIGYIFAIMHLVTHGFFKAGLFLGAGSVMHGMNDEVDMRKYGGLRKYMPVTFVTFGLGYLAIIGFPGLSGFFSKDKIIEAAFAKGGTEGWILGSVALLGAAITAFYMTRVMLMTFFGEKRWQPDAEGREPHPHESPKSMTIPMIVLAFGSVFAGGFFAVGDRFVNWLEPVTGYDHGHSPLSAATVTGATVVALVVGVAIAWTMYGRKPVPVVAPRGSVLTRAARRDLLQDDFNHVVLVRGGEHLTRSLVYVDHSLVDGVVNGTAASVGGLSGRLRKLQNGYARTYAVSMFGGAAVVIAATLLMRAV; encoded by the coding sequence GTGGAGAACCTGATCGCGCTGCTCGTCGCGGCGCCCCTGCTCGGAGCGGCGGTCCTGCTCTGCGGCGGACGCCGACTGGACCGCGCCGGCCATTGGCTCGGTACGGTGCTCGCCGCCGCCTCGTTCGTCATCGGCCTCGTGCTGTTCACCGACATGCTGGGGAAGGGCGCCGAGGACCGGGCCCTGCACCAGCACCTGTTCAGCTGGATTCCGGTGGAAGGCTTCCAGGCCGACATCGCCTTCCAGCTCGACCAGCTGTCGATGACGTTCGTCCTGCTCATCACCGGTGTGGGCACGCTGATCCACATCTACTCCATCGGCTACATGGAGCACGACGAGCGCAGGCGCCGCTTCTTCGGCTATCTCAACCTGTTCCTCGCGGCGATGCTGATCCTGGTCATCGCCGACAACTACCTTCTGCTGTATGTCGGGTGGGAGGGCGTCGGTCTGGCGTCGTTCCTGCTCATCGGCTTCTGGCAGCACAAGCCCACCGCGGCCACCGCCGCGAAGAAGGCCTTCCTGGTCAACCGGGTCGGCGACATGGGCCTGTCGATCGCCATCATGCTGATGTTCACCACCTTCGGCACCTTCGCCTTCGGGCCGGTGCTGGAGTCGGCCGGCGAGACGAGTCAGGGCAAGCTGACCGCCATCGGCCTGATGCTGCTGCTGGCCGCCTGCGGCAAGTCGGCCCAGGTGCCGTTGCAGTCCTGGCTGGGTGACGCGATGGAGGGCCCGACCCCGGTCTCGGCCCTCATCCACGCCGCGACCATGGTTACGGCCGGTGTCTATCTGATCGTCCGCTCCGGCGCGATCTTCAACGCCGCCCCGGACGCCCAGCTGGTCGTGGTCATCGTCGGCGCGGTCACGCTGATCTTCGGTGCGATCGTCGGTTGCGCGAAGGACGACATCAAGAAGGCCCTGGCGGGGTCCACGATGTCGCAGATCGGGTACATGATCCTGGCCGCGGGCCTCGGCCCCATCGGCTACATCTTCGCGATCATGCACCTGGTGACGCACGGCTTCTTCAAGGCCGGGCTGTTCCTCGGCGCGGGTTCCGTCATGCACGGCATGAACGACGAGGTCGACATGCGCAAGTACGGCGGCCTGCGGAAGTACATGCCGGTCACCTTCGTCACCTTCGGCCTCGGCTATCTCGCCATCATCGGCTTCCCGGGCCTGTCCGGCTTCTTCTCCAAGGACAAGATCATCGAGGCGGCCTTCGCCAAGGGCGGTACCGAGGGCTGGATCCTCGGCTCGGTGGCTCTCCTGGGCGCCGCGATCACCGCGTTCTACATGACGCGCGTGATGCTGATGACGTTCTTCGGCGAGAAGCGCTGGCAGCCCGACGCGGAGGGCCGCGAGCCGCATCCGCACGAGTCCCCGAAGTCGATGACGATCCCGATGATCGTGCTGGCCTTCGGCTCGGTGTTCGCCGGTGGGTTCTTCGCCGTCGGTGACCGGTTCGTCAACTGGCTGGAGCCGGTGACCGGGTACGACCACGGGCACTCCCCGCTCAGCGCGGCCACGGTCACCGGAGCCACCGTGGTGGCCCTCGTCGTCGGTGTCGCCATCGCCTGGACGATGTACGGGCGCAAGCCGGTCCCGGTGGTCGCTCCGCGCGGCTCGGTCCTCACCCGGGCCGCCCGGCGCGATCTGCTCCAGGACGACTTCAACCACGTGGTCCTGGTCCGCGGCGGCGAGCACCTCACCCGCTCGCTGGTCTACGTGGACCACTCCCTGGTCGACGGCGTCGTCAACGGCACGGCCGCATCGGTCGGCGGGCTCTCCGGACGGCTGCGCAAGCTCCAGAACGGCTACGCCCGCACCTACGCGGTCTCGATGTTCGGCGGTGCGGCGGTCGTCATCGCCGCGACCCTGCTGATGAGGGCGGTCTGA
- the nuoK gene encoding NADH-quinone oxidoreductase subunit NuoK produces the protein MNPVNYLYLAALLFAIGASGVLIRRNAIVVFMCVELMLNACNLTLVAFSRMHGNLDGQIVAFFTMVVAAAEVVVGLAIIVSLFRSRHSASVDDASLMKL, from the coding sequence GTGAACCCGGTCAACTACCTCTACCTCGCGGCCCTGCTGTTCGCGATCGGCGCCTCCGGGGTGCTGATCCGGCGGAACGCGATCGTGGTGTTCATGTGCGTCGAGCTGATGCTCAACGCGTGCAACCTGACGCTCGTCGCGTTCTCCCGGATGCACGGCAACCTCGACGGGCAGATCGTCGCCTTCTTCACGATGGTCGTCGCCGCCGCGGAAGTCGTCGTCGGGCTCGCGATCATCGTGTCGTTGTTCCGCTCCCGCCACTCGGCCTCGGTCGACGACGCCAGCCTGATGAAGCTGTAA
- the nuoH gene encoding NADH-quinone oxidoreductase subunit NuoH — translation MTGLTALTTAPERAVLAAEDLSMFGTDPWWLVLLKAVFCFAFLMLVVLFSIVWERKVVAWMQLRIGPNRHGPWGLLQSLADGVKLMLKEDVVVKGADKAVYVLAPILAAIPAFMAIAVIPFGPAGNEVSIFGTRTTMQLTDLPIAALYILAVGAVGVYGFVLGGWSSGSTYPLLGGIRSCAQMISYEIAMGAAFASVFLYSGSMSTSTIVEAQADRWYIVLLPVSFLIYMVTMVGEASRAPFDMPESEGDLVGGFNTEYSSIKFAMFMLAEYIHMVTVSMIAVTLFLGGWRAPYPVSAFWEGANQGWWPMLWFFLKLQALIFFFIWLRGTLPRVRYDQLMKLGWKVLIPVSVVWLMLVATVRALRNEGYDFSRIVLYVAAAVIAILLISFVVDMFRDRRSRAEAEAPGPEPAFDPMAGGYPVPPLPGQTLPPVPRRRPRRERELVVSGGPDTQSDGNASDGKEAGGV, via the coding sequence GTGACTGGCCTCACCGCACTCACGACGGCGCCCGAGCGTGCCGTCCTCGCCGCCGAGGATCTCTCGATGTTCGGCACCGACCCCTGGTGGCTGGTGCTCCTCAAAGCGGTCTTCTGCTTCGCGTTCCTGATGCTGGTCGTGCTCTTCTCGATCGTGTGGGAGCGCAAGGTCGTGGCCTGGATGCAACTGCGCATCGGCCCGAACCGGCACGGTCCCTGGGGGCTGCTCCAGTCCCTCGCCGACGGCGTCAAGCTGATGCTGAAGGAGGACGTGGTCGTCAAGGGCGCGGACAAGGCGGTCTACGTCCTCGCGCCGATCCTCGCGGCGATCCCCGCCTTCATGGCGATCGCGGTGATCCCCTTCGGCCCGGCGGGCAACGAGGTCTCGATCTTCGGCACGCGCACCACGATGCAGCTGACCGACCTGCCGATCGCCGCCCTGTACATCCTCGCGGTCGGCGCGGTCGGCGTGTACGGATTCGTCCTCGGCGGCTGGTCGTCGGGCTCGACGTACCCGCTGCTCGGCGGGATCCGCAGCTGTGCCCAGATGATCAGCTACGAGATCGCGATGGGCGCCGCCTTCGCCTCGGTCTTCCTCTACTCCGGGTCGATGTCGACCTCGACGATCGTGGAGGCGCAGGCGGACCGCTGGTACATCGTCCTGCTCCCGGTCTCCTTCCTCATCTACATGGTGACCATGGTCGGTGAGGCCAGTCGGGCGCCGTTCGACATGCCGGAGTCCGAGGGCGACCTCGTCGGCGGCTTCAACACCGAGTACAGCTCCATCAAGTTCGCGATGTTCATGCTCGCCGAGTACATCCACATGGTGACCGTGTCGATGATCGCGGTGACGCTGTTCCTCGGCGGCTGGCGGGCCCCGTACCCCGTGTCCGCGTTCTGGGAGGGGGCGAACCAGGGCTGGTGGCCGATGCTCTGGTTCTTCCTCAAGCTCCAGGCGCTGATCTTCTTCTTCATCTGGCTGCGCGGCACCCTGCCACGGGTCCGCTACGACCAGCTGATGAAGCTCGGCTGGAAGGTCCTCATCCCGGTCTCGGTGGTCTGGCTGATGCTCGTGGCCACCGTCCGCGCGCTGCGCAACGAGGGCTATGACTTCTCCCGGATCGTCCTGTACGTCGCCGCGGCCGTGATCGCGATCCTGCTGATCTCCTTCGTCGTCGACATGTTCCGCGACCGCAGGTCCAGGGCCGAGGCGGAAGCGCCCGGTCCGGAGCCCGCATTCGACCCGATGGCGGGCGGGTATCCGGTGCCGCCGCTGCCCGGGCAGACCCTGCCACCGGTGCCCAGGCGCAGGCCACGGCGGGAGCGGGAGCTCGTTGTCAGTGGTGGGCCCGATACTCAGAGTGACGGAAACGCGAGTGATGGAAAGGAGGCCGGCGGTGTCTGA
- a CDS encoding NADH-quinone oxidoreductase subunit J — protein sequence MNALAAAATTSTGEAVQFWILGTVAVIGALATVLMKKAVHSALSLAGTMVILAVFYLANGAYFLGIVQVVVYTGAIMMLFLFVVMLVGVTAADSLKETLKGQRWLALGCALGFAILLIAGIGNASLSTFNGLGDANARYGGNVEGLANLIFTKYVFAFEITGALLITASVGAMLLTHRERTERAKTQREMSEERVRGKHLPPLPAPGVYARHNAVDIAGLLPDGTPSELTVMQTLRRRGQIRDVSQESLADLKALEQRSGERLGRDDADATARGAGPASAAENSEAAK from the coding sequence GTGAACGCGCTGGCCGCAGCCGCCACCACCTCCACCGGCGAGGCCGTCCAGTTCTGGATCCTGGGCACCGTCGCCGTGATCGGCGCGCTCGCCACGGTCCTGATGAAGAAGGCCGTGCACAGTGCCCTGTCGCTCGCCGGGACGATGGTCATCCTGGCCGTGTTCTACCTCGCCAACGGGGCGTATTTCCTCGGCATCGTCCAGGTCGTCGTCTACACCGGCGCGATCATGATGCTGTTCCTCTTCGTCGTCATGCTCGTCGGTGTCACCGCGGCGGACTCCCTGAAGGAGACCCTCAAGGGCCAGCGCTGGCTGGCGCTGGGCTGTGCCCTCGGCTTCGCCATCCTGCTGATCGCGGGCATCGGGAACGCGTCGCTGAGCACGTTCAACGGGCTCGGCGACGCGAACGCCCGGTACGGCGGCAACGTCGAGGGGCTCGCCAATCTCATCTTCACCAAGTACGTCTTCGCCTTCGAGATCACCGGCGCCCTGCTGATCACCGCGTCCGTCGGAGCGATGTTGCTCACGCACCGCGAGCGCACCGAACGGGCCAAGACCCAGCGGGAGATGTCCGAGGAGCGCGTACGCGGCAAGCACCTGCCGCCGCTGCCCGCCCCCGGTGTCTACGCCCGGCACAACGCGGTGGACATCGCCGGTCTGCTCCCCGACGGCACGCCGTCCGAGCTCACCGTCATGCAGACCCTGCGCCGACGCGGCCAGATCCGTGACGTCTCGCAGGAGTCCCTCGCCGACCTCAAGGCTCTGGAGCAGCGCTCCGGCGAGCGGCTCGGACGTGACGACGCGGACGCCACGGCGCGCGGGGCCGGTCCCGCTTCCGCGGCGGAGAATTCGGAGGCCGCCAAGTGA
- the nuoI gene encoding NADH-quinone oxidoreductase subunit NuoI codes for MSEKPELTGSSGSAGSSGEQGAGKKFQNPVAGFGVTFKAMFKKRLTEQYPETPKVTAPRFHGRHQLNRHPDGLEKCVGCELCAWACPADAIYVEGADNTEEERYSPGERYGRVYQINYARCILCGLCIEACPTRALTMTNEFELANTTRESLIYTKDELLAGLDEGMVDSPHAIFPGMDEQDYYRGLVTEAAPGTVRQTAVSKGENDKPDEDPIESTRAADARQDKGVDA; via the coding sequence GTGTCTGAGAAACCAGAGCTCACGGGCTCATCGGGATCCGCTGGGTCCTCGGGCGAACAGGGAGCGGGGAAGAAGTTCCAGAACCCCGTGGCCGGCTTCGGCGTGACCTTCAAGGCCATGTTCAAGAAGCGGCTGACCGAGCAGTATCCGGAGACGCCGAAGGTCACGGCGCCCCGCTTCCACGGCCGCCACCAGCTCAACCGCCACCCGGACGGCCTGGAGAAGTGCGTCGGCTGCGAGCTGTGCGCCTGGGCGTGTCCGGCGGACGCCATCTACGTGGAGGGCGCGGACAACACCGAGGAGGAGCGCTACTCCCCGGGAGAGCGCTACGGCCGCGTCTACCAGATCAACTACGCGCGCTGCATCCTCTGCGGACTCTGCATCGAGGCCTGCCCTACCCGGGCGCTGACGATGACGAACGAGTTCGAGCTCGCCAACACCACCCGCGAAAGCCTCATCTACACCAAGGACGAGCTGCTCGCGGGCCTGGACGAAGGCATGGTCGACAGTCCGCACGCGATCTTCCCCGGCATGGACGAGCAGGACTACTACCGGGGCCTGGTCACCGAGGCCGCGCCCGGCACGGTCCGGCAGACAGCCGTGTCCAAGGGCGAGAACGACAAGCCGGACGAGGACCCGATCGAGTCGACCCGGGCCGCCGACGCCCGGCAGGACAAGGGGGTGGACGCGTGA